From the genome of Populus trichocarpa isolate Nisqually-1 chromosome 15, P.trichocarpa_v4.1, whole genome shotgun sequence, one region includes:
- the LOC7474022 gene encoding E3 ubiquitin-protein ligase BIG BROTHER isoform X1 yields MTRKLQNMSIYGGHSGRATNPAWEDNRGGTARVSNVQTQAGPVVDLDNMSYEETNRFQESLGSVSQGVSQQAVSRLPIHKYSPSSSKGKSGGDTECVICKMEYERGDRLITLPCAHQYHEDCIKKWLEDHKDCCVCKEEVSV; encoded by the exons ATGACTAGGAAACTACAGAATATGTCCATATATGGCGGACACTCGGGAAGAGCAACTA ATCCTGCATGGGAGGATAATCGTGGAGGAACTGCGCGG GTGTCTAATGTTCAAACACAGGCTGGACCTGTAGTTGATCTAGATAATATGTCATATGAG GAAACGAATCGATTCCAAGAATCCTTGGGCAGTGTGAGCCAAGGTGTGTCACAGCAAGCAGTCTCTAGGTTGCCTATTCACAAGTACAGTCCATCAAGCAGCAAAGGCAAATCAGGAGGAGATACAGA GTGTGTCATCTGCAAAATGGAGTACGAGAGGGGGGATCGCTTGATCACATTGCCCTGTGCACACCAATATCACGAGGATTGCATTAAAAAATGGCTTGAAGATCACAAG GATTGCTGTGTCTGCAAGGAGGAGGTGTCTGTTTGA
- the LOC7474022 gene encoding E3 ubiquitin-protein ligase BIG BROTHER isoform X2, whose protein sequence is MTRKLQNMSIYGGHSGRATNPAWEDNRGGTARETNRFQESLGSVSQGVSQQAVSRLPIHKYSPSSSKGKSGGDTECVICKMEYERGDRLITLPCAHQYHEDCIKKWLEDHKDCCVCKEEVSV, encoded by the exons ATGACTAGGAAACTACAGAATATGTCCATATATGGCGGACACTCGGGAAGAGCAACTA ATCCTGCATGGGAGGATAATCGTGGAGGAACTGCGCGG GAAACGAATCGATTCCAAGAATCCTTGGGCAGTGTGAGCCAAGGTGTGTCACAGCAAGCAGTCTCTAGGTTGCCTATTCACAAGTACAGTCCATCAAGCAGCAAAGGCAAATCAGGAGGAGATACAGA GTGTGTCATCTGCAAAATGGAGTACGAGAGGGGGGATCGCTTGATCACATTGCCCTGTGCACACCAATATCACGAGGATTGCATTAAAAAATGGCTTGAAGATCACAAG GATTGCTGTGTCTGCAAGGAGGAGGTGTCTGTTTGA
- the LOC7474023 gene encoding DNA-directed RNA polymerases II, IV and V subunit 6A, giving the protein MADDEYNDVDMGYEDEPAEPEIEEGADEDAENNNNEDDTGEPIETEDKEEQAPVERPRKTSKFMTKYERARILGTRALQISMNAPVMVELEGETDPLEIAMKELRERKIPFTIRRYLPDGSYEDWGVDELIVEDSWKRQVGGD; this is encoded by the exons ATGGCAGACGATGAATACAATGATGTTGACATGGG ATATGAGGATGAGCCGGCAGAACCTGAGATTGAA GAAGGAGCTGATGAAGATGCCGAGAACAATAACAATGAAGATGACACAGGGGAACCAATTGAAACTGAAGATAAAGAGGAACAGGCACCAGTGGAGCGGCCTCGTAAAACATCGAAATTTATGACAAAATATGAGCGTGCCAGAATTTTGGGTACCCGTGCACTTCAGATCAG CATGAATGCTCCTGTGATGGTTGAGTTGGAGGGTGAGACTGACCCACTTGAG atTGCTATGAAGGAGCTTCGTGAACGAAAAATACCTTTCACCATCCGTCGCTACCTGCCTGATGGAAG TTATGAAGATTGGGGAGTTGATGAGCTAATTGTAGAGGACTCGTGGAAGAGGCAAGTGGGAGGTGATTGA